The DNA region CACCAGGCTGCCCAAAAATCAATCATTACCGGTTGCGACGACTTCAGAACCTCTTGCTCGAAGTTGCCGTCTGTTACTTCAAAAACTGCGTTGCCTGCCATTACTCCTCCAGATCCTTTGTGGTTTATGCGGGCGCTTTCTCGAACCTGTTTGCCCGCGAATCGAACCCACTAATGTAACATTTTTCTTCTAGTTTAGATGCACCAGTTGAGTTAAAGATACATTCAGCCAAGGCAAGGCTATTCTCACCGCGGAGGCGCGGAGACGCGGAGAAAAATTGAGTCATTGAGTCATCGGATCATTGAGTCATTGCGTAATCGGGTAATTGTTGAATTGAGTAATTGTGTTTTCCACAATCTCTAAACTCGTGCCCTGATAAAGAACTGAGGACTGACACCTGAGGACTAAGGACTGCTTTTAATACCTTCCGCTATTGCGGCGTTCGCGGGCCAGGGTTTCGAGGAGCGTTTCCGGGTCGGGGCGGCCTTGGGGCGGGATTTCCAGGGTGCGGCTGACGCGCGCGGCGATCTGGATCGCTGTCTGTATGCGGAGCTGTGGCGGCAGTTCATAGCGGCGCTGCAGGAAAGCTTCGATGAGTTGCAGCTCATCCACGGTTAGGCGTGAGCTGTTGTAAACCGAGACCGGAGCTTCTGCCGCCGGCCTAGTGGGCACGCTCAAGATGGGCTGCATCTCGGCCAGCGGGCGCTCGTGCACGACGACCGTGCCGGCAACCATATCCCCGAGGCGCTTGTTCTGCTTGTTCAGCAGCGCGGCTACGATCCCGACTCCATAAAAGGCCGGGAGCCAGTCAACCGCACGCAGCAGGTTTCGCCCGATGGCTTCGTAGGCGCCGATGGGAGCGCCGGAATCTTTGATGACGCGCAGGTTGAGCTGGCGCTTGCCGAAGGTCTGGCCTTTCATCAGGATTTCGCTGATGGCGAAGTATCCCCAATAGATGAGGAAGAATACAAAAAAGGCAATGGCGGACACCCAGTTGGAGGCGCTGGAAGAGAACAACTGAAAGCTCGCGGCAACGATTGCGTAAATGATCCCCACAACCGCGTAGATGAGCAACATGATGAGTGAGTCGAGCATCATGGCCAAG from Terriglobales bacterium includes:
- a CDS encoding RDD family protein, translated to MVYANDKLIIDTPEQIPLEFSLAGVGSRALAMMLDSLIMLLIYAVVGIIYAIVAASFQLFSSSASNWVSAIAFFVFFLIYWGYFAISEILMKGQTFGKRQLNLRVIKDSGAPIGAYEAIGRNLLRAVDWLPAFYGVGIVAALLNKQNKRLGDMVAGTVVVHERPLAEMQPILSVPTRPAAEAPVSVYNSSRLTVDELQLIEAFLQRRYELPPQLRIQTAIQIAARVSRTLEIPPQGRPDPETLLETLARERRNSGRY